Proteins encoded by one window of Nicotiana tabacum cultivar K326 chromosome 10, ASM71507v2, whole genome shotgun sequence:
- the LOC107783776 gene encoding ATP-dependent helicase rhp16-like: protein MAEKALLMKRIEGRKKERESNKKKRSPLKWETWEEQMDKWLTKNYSRDVDLGNTQNVLVPAETAEPPSDFILPLLRYQKEWLAWSLKQEESVARGGILADEMGMGKTVQAIALVLAQRELQKSNSNSSILSSLPSTSQIFPAVKGTLVVCPVIAGIQWFSEIERCTTKGSNRILVYHGTDREKHMHKLAEYDFVITTYSTIEVDYRKYMTPSKELSKNLEPRVEVLDQKTGSTENLSNSGSIDNSAVSRRKSALHSVKWDRIILDEAHYVKNSRCKTSRAVFALESSYKWALTGTPLQNRIGELYSFVRFLQAPYAYYFCKDCDCTELDYSFAECPQCHHNCARHFLWWNRYIKKPLQENPNKGAGKDAMLLLKHNILKKLLLRRTKKERAAELALPMKTVTLRKDSLNDEERDFYMSFHNESKTQFDTYVRVGTLTNNYAHVFAIITRLRQAVDHPYLVVCSSTDLTSVNKDAGDVEKSCSLCKDTVEDPIVTSCTHVFCKTCLINFAESRGKPACPSCDKPLTFDSNANNDKGDSSSKPTVKGFRSSSISNKIQRDGFQTSTKIEALREEIRFMVERDGSAKGIVFSQFTSFLDLIQYSLQKSGVNCVQLVGSMSMAERNAAVTTFTEDPKCRILLMSLKAGGVALNLTVASHVFLMDPWWNPAVEWQAQDRIHRIGQHKPVRIVRFVIEDTIEERILELQEKRKLFFEGTVGGSSDALGKLTKSDLDFLFYRHF, encoded by the exons ATGGCGGAGAAGGCTTTATTGATGAAAAGGATAGAAGGTAGAAAAAAAGAACGTGAGagtaacaaaaagaaaagatCACCTTTGAAGTGGGAGACATGGGAAGAACAAATGGATAAGTGGCTTACAAAAAATTATTCAAGAGATGTAGACTTAGGTAATACTCAGAACGTGTTGGTTCCAGCTGAAACAGCCGAGCCACCATCCGATTTTATATTGCCACTGCTAAGGTACCAAAAGGAGTGGTTGGCTTGGTCATTAAAGCAAGAAGAATCTGTAGCAAGAGGAGGTATTCTTGCTGATGAAATGGGAATGGGGAAGACTGTTCAAGCCATAGCACTTGTGCTTGCTCAACGCGAATTACAGAAATCAAATAGTAATTCCAGTATATTGTCATCTTTGCCAAGTACTTCCCAGATATTCCCAGCAGTCAAAGGAACTCTAGTTGTATGTCCTGTGATTGCAGGAATCCAATGGTTTAGCGAGATTGAACGTTGCACCACTAAAGGAAGCAACAGAATTCTTGTTTATCATGGCACCGACAGGGAGAAACATATGCACAAATTGGCGGAATATGATTTTGTTATTACTACCTACTCCACCATTGAGGTTGACTATAGGAAGTATATGACACCATCAAAGGAGCTGAGTAAGAACTTAGAACCTCGGGTAGAAGTGTTGGACCAGAAAACAGGTTCTACAGAAAATTTGAGCAACAGTGGTTCTATTGATAATTCAGCTGTGTCCAGGAGGAAGTCAGCTTTGCATTCAGTGAAGTGGGACCGCATCATTTTGGATGAG GCACATTATGTGAAAAATTCACGCTGCAAAACCTCAAGAGCTGTTTTTGCGTTAGAATCTTCTTATAAGTGGGCCTTAACTGGTACACCCCTGCAAAATCGTATAGGAGAATTGTACTCATTT GTTCGTTTCCTACAAGCTCCTTACGCTTATTACTTTTGCAAAGATTGTGATTGCACAGAACTTGATTATAG CTTCGCTGAGTGCCCACAGTGCCACCACAACTGCGCACGCCACTTTCTCTGGTGGAATAGA TATATTAAAAAACCTTTACAAGAAAATCCAAACAAAGGGGCTGGTAAAGATGCGATGCTTTTATTGAAGCACAATATTCTGAAAAAGCTATTGCTAAGACGTACCAAAAAGGAAAGAGCTGCTGAGTTAGCACTTCCCATGAAGACT GTTACTCTGAGAAAAGATTCTTTGAATGACGAAGAACGCGACTTCTACATGTCATTTCACAATGAAAGCAAGACACAGTTCGATAC ATATGTTAGGGTGGGAACTCTAACGAATAACTATGCTCACGTTTTTGCTATAATCACACGCCTACGGCAG GCAGTTGATCACCCTTACCTTGTGGTATGCTCTAGCACAGATTTGACTAGTGTGAATAAAGATGCTGGAGATGTTGAAAAATCGTGTAGCTTATGTAAAGATACGGTGGAAGATCCAATA GTTACTTCTTGCACACACGTGTTTTGCAAGACGTGTTTGATAAACTTTGCTGAAAGTAGGGGAAAACCGGCATGCCCTTCATGTGATAAACCCCTTACATTTGACTCCAATGCAAATAATGATAAGGGGGATTCTAGTTCTAAGCCTACTGTCAAAGGGTTTAGGTCCTCAAGTATATCGAACAAAATTCAGCGCGATGGATTCCAGACAAGCACTAAAATAGAAGCTTTG AGGGAAGAAATTAGGTTCATGGTTGAAAGAGACGGTTCTGCAAAAGGAATAGTTTTCAGCCAGTTCACATCGTTTTTGGATCTAATACAGTACTCTCTTCAGAAA TCGGGCGTCAATTGTGTTCAATTAGTTGGATCCATGTCTATGGCTGAAAGAAATGCTGCAGTTACCACATTTACTGAAGATCCAAAATGCAGGATACTTCTTATGAGCTTGAAAGCTGGAGGTGTTGCCCTCAATCTTACAGTTGCATCACAT GTTTTCTTGATGGATCCTTGGTGGAATCCTGCGGTGGAGTGGCAAGCACAAGATAGAATCCATCGAATAGGGCAACATAAACCAGTCAG GATTGTGAGATTCGTAATTGAGGATACAATTGAAGAAAGGATCTTAGAGTTACAAGAGAAGAGGAAACTATTTTTTGAAGG GACTGTCGGTGGTTCTTCAGATGCCTTGGGAAAGCTAACAAAGTCAGACTTGGATTTCCTGTTTTATCGTCACTTTTAA